The nucleotide sequence CTGCCCGGGAGGTGGGGGCCACACTGCGGGAGGGGCAGCACCCGTtgggagggggctgcaggggggtggagggaggggccccggccccgcccctgtgGCCTCTTTCGGGAAGGAGCGCCCCTTTCTTCGCCCACCTTTCTGGGAGGCGCACCGGGAGCCCGAGGGGCCCCGCGGGAGAGGCGCCGGACCCCTTCCTGGGAGCCCTGCATACCCGGCCGGTCCCTGGGCCCCCGGAGAGGGGAAGGCTTCACTCACCCGCTCATGCGTCCAGCGTTTGAGCGTTTCATGAGCACCTACTCTGGTCCGGGCTCTCTGAGGTCGGCAGGTGGCCCTGCAGGCGCGGGGCTGGACAGGCCGGGGCTCCGGGCTCCGGCGTCCCCTCCGCTGCAAGGCCGCCGGGAGCTGGAGCCTTGACCGCAGCCGTGACCGTGGCGGTGCCCGTGCCCGGAGCTCGCCTGCGGCCTCGGGCCCTCGCTCCGAGGAAGCCCTCCGCCTCCCACCACCTGTGCGGCCGTGCAGCCGCGTGCGGGTTCCTGTGCCAgcccgggccccgcccccacggCCGGGCCTCTGATTCTGCCCACCGGAGCCCGCCGGCACTGGCCTCCAGCACACGGCCACCCTGTCTTTTGTCCCCTCCTTTCGAACCCTAGACACTGCGTAAGGCTCAGGCCGGCACACCCCTCCTCCCTGACCCAGAATGGGAAGGGGGGCTGGACCCTGAGCATCACGCTTGCCCGGCCCGGCCGTTCTGCACATTACGTAACCTTCCGAGGTTCATTTCCTCCTCAGGAGGTGAGGGTAATTGTCGTTCTCACCTCCATAATCTCAAAGGGCTCATTattattcaattttcattttatggtGTCTTACAAAATACCAGGGGTGGTTCTAAGTGTCTGACGCAGCCTCAGACACTCTCTAGGGGGTAGATGTCACCAGGATTGCTAGTTTGCTGATGAgggaacagaggcccagagaaaggaaagaatgtacAGAAAGTCACATACCGGTTAGAGGTGGAGTTAGGAGTCCAACCTGGGTGTTGGACTCCGGAACTCCAACTGTCCCCACCCATCAGCCTCCTTGAGATTAACATTGTGTACGTTGAAGGGATACCGCTGAGAGCCCATAGGGTACCCGAGGCCCCGTTCCAGCTCCCAATGCGGAACAGGCAGTGAGCCACCAAGGCCCCTGCGTTAGAGCACCCTGGCCTCCCCCTCAAAGCAGAATGCTgagtcctgccctgccctggacTCCCCCCCCCAACTTTGGGTGATGGGTGAGGTCACATGCGGGTCCCAGTTGCTGAGTGACTGCATGACAGCCGGCCAGCAGTGGGCGGGGATCTGGGTCCGTAGCACCGCACCTCTGCTGCCTTCAGAGATTCTCCGTCTGGCTCCAGCCCTGTCTCCAGAGGACAAGGCTCCTTGCATTAAGGTCTCAAAGTTGTTGGGTTTCCACTGGGCCCTCTTCTTCTTCGTTATTttgtttaagttaatttatttattttttagagagagagagcaggggaggggcagagagagagagagagagagggagagaatcccaagcaggctctgcactgtcagcccagagcccaatgtggggcttgaactcctgaacagtgagatcatgagctgaaaccgagagtggaatgcttaatggactgagccacccaggcgccccactgggCCCTCTTCCTATGACGTGTATCTGAGGgccacctctcccccacttgttggCCGAATCTTCCTGCCTCTGGTCTGGCCAGCCCCCTTGACATCTGCTGAGGACCCTTGGTCCTCAGAGCAAACCCCAGTCTCCTCGGCCCGTTGCTCGAGGTCCTGCCGCCTGCCCCCGCTCGCCTGTCCAGCACCCTGTTCCCGGTCCCGCAGCCGTCCCTGGTCCCGCCCGGCAAAGCGCTGACTGCCTCTCCGGCCAGCGCAGCTCATGGGCAGCAGGGCCTGCACCTCCCCCACCAGCCGGGGGGCTCCCGCTCCCTCTGGCCCCCCACTCCTTTGGTCAACGACTTCCGCTTAAGCCTCTTCCTGTCCCCATGGAAAACTGTGGAAAGCCGACAGTGACTATCTTGCAGGTGAGAGGATCCAAACTAAAGATGTAAAGGGATTTTCCATCAATCTCCAAGAAATCCACGGGAGAATGCAGACTGGAACCGTCCTGTGGGGTCCCCGGGGGAGCTGTTTAGGGAGCCACAGGGCCTCCCTGCCGGTGTCCCTGCAGTGCACGGAGAAGGAGTCCACAGAGGActgccccccaaccccaaatCCCTGTACTCCCA is from Suricata suricatta isolate VVHF042 chromosome 10, meerkat_22Aug2017_6uvM2_HiC, whole genome shotgun sequence and encodes:
- the LOC115304371 gene encoding uncharacterized protein LOC115304371; translation: MCRTAGPGKRDAQGPAPLPILGQGGGVCRPEPYAVSRVRKEGTKDRVAVCWRPVPAGSGGQNQRPGRGGGARAGTGTRTRLHGRTGGGRRRASSERGPEAAGELRARAPPRSRLRSRLQLPAALQRRGRRSPEPRPVQPRACRATCRPQRARTRVGAHETLKRWTHERNRSGARPWRSRCAAGGGVGGQEGRVVLALRGPSAALQTIASLWKEPTVPVDR